A segment of the Candidatus Schekmanbacteria bacterium genome:
GTCCTTGTAGGTGTTGATAAATCTTCTGCTGTAGCCGCTACAATATTGATAAGATGTTTTACTCTTTGGCTTGCTGTTATTACAGGAATGATATTCTTTTATTCGAATCATAGAAGGTTTGGAGACATTGATGATGCTATTTCGGAAAGCAGTACGGCTTAAAAGGTTTTCTTTTTCAAGGTGTTTCTATTTATTTTTTTTAGAATGCCAGAAAACTATTTGATAAGCAGTATTGCTGCTTGTCTTCCTGAAGATTTCCCTTCTCTCCTATATGAATGGAATAAATCGCTTCGGCAGAAGGTGCAGAGATTTTTTATTTCGATATTCTTTTGCGGTATTCCTATATCCAGAAGCTGATAAAAGACAGCAGAAGATAGAGAGATAAAATATTTCCCATTTTTTTCATTTAGAATTGTTTCATTATTGGCAAAAGTTTTTTTGAATTTTTGAAAAACTTCTTCTCCAACTTCATAACAACATATCCCGATTGACGGCCCTATTACTGCATAGACATCTACGGGTGAAATAGAGCATTCTTCCAACATCTTTTTTGCAGTTTTGCCTGCAATATTTATAACCGTACCTCTCCATCCTGAATGAATGACGGCCCCTGCCCTTTTATTCTTGGCAGCTATTATAACAGGCACGCAATCTGCTGTTACAACTC
Coding sequences within it:
- the pgeF gene encoding peptidoglycan editing factor PgeF, encoding MEYLKSDLIAKIGKYEHYFLTKKSSLNNCFDSNSIIFPKQIHSDKILTLRNSREWERIKDNPKPPEADAVILLNEGMGAGVVTADCVPVIIAAKNKRAGAVIHSGWRGTVINIAGKTAKKMLEECSISPVDVYAVIGPSIGICCYEVGEEVFQKFKKTFANNETILNEKNGKYFISLSSAVFYQLLDIGIPQKNIEIKNLCTFCRSDLFHSYRREGKSSGRQAAILLIK